The genome window AAAACACCTATAGAAATGCTTTCAAAATGAAATTGAAAAAAGGTTTTGAAGCAGAATATAAAAAAAGACATGACGAAATCTGGCCAGAATTAGCATCCCTGCTGTCTGAATCAGGAATTCAGGATTATAGTATTTTTTTGGATGAAGAAACACTTATTCTTTTTGCAGTTCAAAAATTAAGTCCAGATTTTGATACAGCATTTTTGCCAAATCATCCAATTGTGAAAAAATGGTGGGCATACATGGGGGATATTATGGAGACTAATCCTGACAATTCACCGCTTTCGGCTTCGTTAAAGGAAGTTTTTCATCTGGATTAATTTATTGATTAAACGGAACAAGTTAGTTAGCAGTATACAACAGGATACTCTTACCCGCTTTAATAGATATATTTGAATCTATGTTGTTTTAATGACTCTTTACAGTTGTTTTGGTTTAGTTAGTGGTTTTAAATTTTTTTAAAAAGAAAGTTAATTCTATAAGTGGAGTTTTTACAAAACATTCTTTTTAAACGCTCACGGCATTCGCTTTTAAAAGTTTCTGACACGAATTACACTAATTTGCACGAATTAAGATTGCTATTTAATTACACAAAATATTCGAAACTGTAAAAAGTTGTAAAATTTGATTTCAATTTTGATAAGAATTAGTGTTAATTGGTGAAATTCGTGTTTATCTTTTTTTAAATGCGAATGCCGTGTTAAACGCTATAATCTTTTTGGTTTAGCGTTTTTTTTTGTAAATTAATTTAGAGCAGATTAAAGAATTATACTGAAGGCTTTCAGTAGGTTTTTGCTGTGTGAAATTGATAGTCAGGTTTGTAAAAAAAATATTTTGGAACAGCAGTTCTGATGTTTTTTAATAGAAAAAGTAAATAAAATGAAAAAAAGTATTCAATTTGGTTTAACAATTACAGCCGCAGTACTTGCATTGAACAGCTGTAAAGCTCAAAAAAGTGAAGGTGCTTCAAAAATTGTTCTGAAGAATACATCGGATATTGCTCTGCCTCAAAAGGCAGTTGAAATTAAAAGAAGCCTTCTTCCTGTTGTGAAAAATACAGCTGGTTATCCAATTCTGCTGCAGCAAAAGGATACTATTCCCGCACAGTTAAATGATCTAGATGGAGACGGGAAATGGGATGAGATATTTCTGGTTGCTGATTTTGCCGCCAAAGAGAAAAAAGAATTAGTGCTAAAATGGTCTGTAACTGATCCAAAATTTACAATAAGAACAAGCGTTCGTTTTGGAAAAAGAGCTGGAAAAGAGGAGCCGGTAAAACCAGCAGTCGAAGAAATAATGCCAGCCAATGAAGTGCACACTGCATTAGGTTATCAGCGTTATCAGACAGATGGTCCGTCCTGGGAAAATGATAAAGTAGGATTCAGGCATTACTTAGACGGAAGAAATGCTAAAGATGTTTTTGGAAAAAAAATTCCAGCCATTACTCCAGAAAACGTAGGTATCAACAGCAAAGGTGCAGTAGAAGATAATTACCACCAAATGTACGATTGGGGAAGAGATATTTTTCCAGTTGGAAACTCAGCAGGTTTAGGAGGTTATGCTTTATTGGTGAATAATGAAATAAAAAGATTGGGAATTACTGCAAAAGAGCCTTTAAATACTATTGAAACAACAACGTTTAAAATTGTAAGTGAAGGACCGGAGAATTCGGTTTTAAGTTATAATTATCATAATTGGGATATTAACGGGAAAAAGTATCAGGTACAGGAGACAACTTCAATCTGGCCGGGAATGTACGGATATAAAAATACAGTAAAGGTAAACGGGCTTCAGGGAAATGAAGTGTTTCTGGCAGCTCTTTCCAATATTAATAACATGAATCCTTTAAAAGAAATTGAGTCGGGGGATTTTGTCTGTTTAATACAGCATGGGCATTTAACTTACGAAAAGCAATGGATATTAGGAACAGCAATTATAGTTCCAAAAAAGTTATATAAGGGCTATATTGAAGCTCCTAAAACAGGACAGCTAACTGATTCTTATCTGGCTAAATTAACGGTTAAAAATAATGAGCCTGTAAGTTATTATGCAGTAGCGGGCTGGGAGTTAAGTGCTGATCCAAATTTTAAAGACGCAGCTTATTTTGCCAAATATGTTACTGCTCTGGCTGAACAGCTTTCAGCCAAAATCGGTATTGAAATAAAATAATGGACTAATCAAAAAAATAATTTAATCTAAGAATTATGAAAAAACCAAACCAGATTCTCGTTTTATTTTTTTTGGGAGCATTTGCAATTGCACAATCTCAGACAAATGACGCTACTGCTCCACTGCATCTGCTTCAGCCAGTATATCCAACTCCGTATGTTATCCCTCAAAAAGAAAACGTAAAAGCAGTTTTAGATAAAGTCTATAATTTTTTAGAGGCAAATACCGCTTCAAGAGCTGTAAATAAAAAGGATAATTCAGAAGTAACCAATTTTAAGAAAATTGACGGCAACATTGCTTTTGATAAAGGAGCATTTAGACTTACTAGTTACGAATGGGGAGTAACCTATGCAGGTATGCTCTTGACAGCACAAGTGACTTCTGATAAAAATTACGAAGATTATGTAAACAAAAGACTGAAGCTCATTGCTGATCTTTATGCCAATACTGATGAAAAAAACATCGAAGGTTCTCCAATACATTCGGTAATTAAGCCACATGCTTTGGATGATGCCGGAGCGTTATGTGCTGCTTTTATCAAAGCAAAAAAAATGGGTTTAGCATCAAATATAGACCCAGTAATAAATAATTTAATTACGTTCATAAGCCAAAAACAGCAGCGTCTGAGTGATGGAACTTTGGCGCGAAACAGACCGCAGATGAACACGCTGTGGCTTGATGATATGTTTATGAGTGTTCCTGCATTGGCACAAATGGGCGGTTATACAGGTGATGTAAAATATTTTGATGATGCTGTAAAACAAGTAACGCAGTTTTCACAAAGAATGTTTAATACCGAAAAAGGTCTTTATATGCACGGCTGGGTAGAATCTATGCAGGTGCATCCTCAGTTTCATTGGGCTAGAGCCAATGGCTGGGCGGTTATGACTATGGTGGAATTATTAGAAACATTGCCAAAAAATCATCCGGGATATCCAAAAGTTTTGGCACAATTACAGGCTCATATTGCAGGACTGCAAAAATATCAGGATGGAACCGGTTTTTGGCATCAGCTGATTGACAGAAACGACACTTATCTTGAAACTTCTGCGACAGCAATATACGCTTATTCAATTGCAAGGGCTATAAATAGAGGATATGTGGATAAAATGACGTATGCTCCAACAGTTTTATTGGCTTGGAATGCAGTAGCATCAAAAGTAAATGACAAAGGTCAGGTTGAAGGAACCTGTGTTGGTACAGGTATGGGATTTGATCCTGCGTTTTACTATTACCGTCCTATAAACACATTTGCAGCTCATGGTTATGGTCCTGTTTTATTGGCTGGTGCCGAAGTGATCACGCTGTTAAATAACAGTCAGTTTGAGATCAATGACAGTTCTATACAATTAAAAAATAAAGGATAACAAGTAACAATTACGAATTATTTTGATAATAAATGGTTTTTGCCAAAGGAGAATAAAATATTCCAATCTTAGCTCCCTCTCCTTTGGAGAGGGCTGGGGTGAGGAAAATATAACAGACTATTTTATACTTGGTTATTACATTAAAAAGGTATCATTAAATTATTTTAATTACTTATGAAGCAAAAATCAGCATGTTTATTGTTTTATATTTTCTGTACAGTTACTGCTTTTGGTCAGATTGGAAAGCGTTTCCCATCTGAAAAAAAGATTGTCAAAGACCCAGTAACGGGCTATGAAATCATTTTTTTGACTAGCAAACCAAACGGAGATTCTAAAATTTATCCAACGCATCCGCAATGGACTTCGGATGGCAATTGGGTATTATTCCGTTCGCATCGTGTTGAGGGAGAGATTATGGCTGTTAATGAAAAATCGGGTGACATAGTTCAGGTTACCGAAGGCGGTTATTCAGGAACGTTCTGTATCGCCCAAAAATCGATGAAAGTGTATTTTATGCGTGATGCTGGCGAAAAAGCCATGCAAATCATGGAAGTAGATTTGGATAAAGTTTTTAAAGACAGTAAATCTGGAAAAATGCAGGCTGTGTCTGCTTACGAACGCATTTGTGGAAAAGCTCCATCCGAAATGGAAGCCTCAGGCGATATGGCTTTGGATGCTAATGAAGATAAAGTATATTTTAGAGTAGGTAAAAAAGAAGCCTTAAAATATTTGGATAAGAACACAGTTCTTGAAAAGAATTTTGGACCTCGAAATATGGGCGCTGGACCAGGAGGGATTTCAAGTATGAATTTGAAAACGGGTGAGTTTAAACATGTAATTTCTGTTGGTTTTCAAATTGGTCATATTCAATCTAACACGTGGAATCCCAACGAAATTATTTTTTGCTGGGAAACAGGAGGCAAGTCACCACAACGAACTTGGACTGTGATGGGCGATGGTTCGGGCTTACGGCCATTATATCCCGAAGCTCCTTACGAATGGGTTACTCACGAAGCAGTAATTGGAAAAGATGAAGTTGCAATGGCGATAATGGGACATAGAAAAATTGACATTCAAAAAGAAACTCCTGCTGAGGTTACTGATAGTAAAGAAGTTAAAAATCCCGAAAATCCTGGACAGGAAAGTAATTGGGGGGCTACAGGAACTCGTGAAAAACCGACAGGATTGGCAATTGTTAATCTTAGAACAAGGGAAATGATTATTGCTGGTCAAACAAAATCAGGCAGTGGTTTTTGGCATGTTCACGGTTCATCTGATGGCAGATGGGCTGCAGGAGATGATTTTTCAAGAAGTCTGTATTTAATAGATAGAAAAACAAGCGAGGTAGTAATGCTTACAACGGGTCATAAAGAAACGGCAAAAGATCACATTCATCCCACATTTAACAGAGAAGGAACCAAAATACAATTTGAATCGGCAATGTTATCTGAGGATAATAAAACGATGAATATCTGTATTATAAATGTACCGGAATCGTGGTTGAACAGAAAATATAAAAACTAAATTAAATTGATTATAATGAAGAAAGGTATCGTATTAATTATCTTGTTTATCGGATTATCTCAGATTTCGATAGCTCAAAAAAAAGCCAAAAATGTTTTTCCTGACGGAACAAAAATTCCCGCTTGGTTTAATGATGCATCCAAAATTAAATTAGAAAAATTAGGGAAACAGTATGTTATCACCGATTATGACGTAAAAATAGACAGCACTGTAGTCCAAACTGTGGCCATTCAAAAAATAATTGATAAAGCTTCTGAAAATGGCGGAGGTGTGATTGTAATTCCAAAGGGAGTGTTCTTGAGCGGAGCCTTGTTTTTTAAGCCAAAAACACATTTGCATGTTTCTGAAGGCGGCGTTTTGAAAGGTTCTGATGATATTTCTAATTATCCAATTATGCCTTCGCGTATGGAAGGGCAGAATCTGGATTATTTTCCAGCGCTTGTTAACGCTTACAATTTGGATGGATTTACCATTTCTGGAAAAGGAACGATAAACGGTAATGGTTATAAGTATTATGAGGCTTTTTGGGCAAGACGTAAAGAAAATCCAAAATGTACCAATTTGGAAGTTTCAAGACCACGATTGGTTTTTGTCTGGAATTCAAAAAATGTGCAGTTTCAAGATGTGAAGCTGATTAATTCAGGTTTCTGGACAAATCATTTTTATAAATGTTCGAATGTAAAACTGATTGATCTGTATATTTTTTCGCCACATTTAGAAATCAAAGCACCAAGTACTGATGCTATTGATATTGATGTATGTTCTAATTTTTTGGTAAAAGGCTGTTATATGTCGGTTAACGATGATGCTATTGCCTTAAAAGGAGGAAAAGGACCATGGGCAGATACCGAAGAAGGAAATGGAGAAAATACGAACATTATTATTGAAGATTGTACGTATGGATTTTCACATTCGGCATTAACAAATGGAAGTGAATCTATCCATAACAAAAATGTGATTATGCGTAATTGTTCAGTTACAGATGTATCGCGTTTATTATGGCTGAAAATGAGGCCAGATACGCCTCAAAAATACGAATACATTTTGGTAGAAAACATTAAAGGCACTGCCGTAAAAGGATTAGTAGTGTACCAATGGAATCAGTTTTTTGATATGAAAGGACGCAAAGATACACCCGCTTCGTATGGAGATCATGTAACGCTGCGTAATATTAATTTAAAATGTGATAAGTTTTACGAAGTGCAGAAAGACCCGAATATATTTTTGACAAACTTTGCTTTTGAGAATCTTAACATTGAATCAAAAAATGGTGAAATTGACAAAACTGCCATCAAGAGGGTGACTTTTAAGAATGTGAAAGTTAATGGTAAGCCTGTAAATTAGTCATTGCGAATAATTCAAAAAAGCTAAAATTATTTTTTGTTTATAATTTTGGTTTTTATTCAAATTACTGCCCTTTACTAAAACGTAATAGTTTTGGTAAAGGGTTTTTTAATGGTGTAAAATTTAAAATAATACAGTTATATGGTTAGTATAATGTGAATTATTCAGTTTTGGATTAAGCAGTTTATTTTTGTTTTTTTTATTGAATATTTAAAAATAATAGCATAGTACAGGATGCTACAGGATACGGCGTCAAAAGTGTTTCTATAATTTTATGAAATAAATAACAGTTTTCTTTTACGAACTAATAAGTCAAAATTATGTTTATGAGATTAAAATTTAGTTGCCAAGAGTCAGCAGGTAAAATTGTTTTGCTGCTTTGTATGTTTTTTTCCTTTGGGTGCATACATGCACAGAATAAGATTAAAGGTACGGTTAAGGATGTTGCTGGATTAGCTGTTCCCGGAGTAAGCGTAACTCAAAAGGGTACAAAAAATATAGTTGATACCGACATGGAAGGAAATTATACAATTGATTTGCAGGACAACGGACAGCATGTCTTGATTTTTACTTCGATTGGATTTAAAAGAGCAGAAGAGGCTGTTCAGGGCAGAACCACAATTAATGTGGTTTTAGCAGAAGATAATCAGGTTCTGGAAGAAGTAACCGTAATTGGTTATGGTACTCAAAAGAAAAAATTGACTACTGGTGCAATGTCATCTCTTAAAACAGAAAGTTTTGCAGAAAGACCTATTTCAAGAGTTGACCAAGGATTAATCGGGCAGGTAGCCGGAGTGAGAGTAAAAACGACATCAGGTTTGCCAGGTCAGCCCTTTAGTGTTGAAATTCGTGGGGGAGGATCTATTACGGCTGGAAATGAGCCGTTGTATGTACTTGATGGATTTCCTATTTATACAGAACCATCAAATGCAAACGGAGGTTTTTCAAACGGAAGTCCATTAGATAATATTAACCCAAATGATATTGCTTCTATTGAAGTTTTAAAGGATGCCGCCGCAGCTTCAATTTATGGTTCAAGAGCTTCTAATGGAGTTATTCTAATTACTACTAAAAAAGGAAAATTAGGAAAAACAAAATTTACTTTTAATACATACGGCGGTATTAATAAAGAAGCGAATAGAGTAGATATGCTGTCTTCCCAGCAATGGATTGACAGATCAAAAGTAATGCTTGATGCACAATGGGCTGCTTCTGGTATTGCAGGGGCTTTGGCTTCACAGACAATGCCGGAAAGGATTGCGGCCTACAATGCAGTATTTCCAACTACACCTTTGAACCAAACAAACGCAAAATATTTTACATATATCTACGATGCAAGATGGGACATACCAGGTCATCCAGGCTTAGATTATATTGACTGGCAGGATAAAGTTTTTAAGACAGGCGAATTTACTAACTATCAGTTTACGGCTTCTGGAGCTACAGATGCTGTTAATTATTATGTATCTGCTAATTATCAAAAGAACACAGGCTATATAGTTGGTACAGATTACACCGTTTTTTCTGCCAGAGCCAATGTCGATATTAAGCTGTCTGATAATTTTAAAATGGGAATCAATTTAGCCCCTTCCTATTCGGTTAAAAATGATCCAGGAGTAGAAGGAAAGGATAATACTTTGTTTAAAGCACTTACTGCGACTCCAGTTTTTGAAAGTACTTCAAATGCTGCAGGAGAAAAATATACTACCAGATATGCATGGGGAAGCAGTACGACCAATATGCTGAACGCATTAGACAGAACGGGCAGAAATTCAATGTATAGAAATTTAATTTCTACGTATCTTAGTTATCAATTTTTAAAAGGTCTGACCTGGAAAAGCACGATTAACTTTGATAACTCAGATAATACTTTTGAAGGATATACTCCAAATGAAGTAATAGCTAGTATTAGAGGGACTTATAATACCTATAGAAGACAGAACATTGTAAATGAAAATACATTGAACTATGATAAATCTTTTGGGAATCATAATTTTAATGTGCTTTTGGGGCAGTCTTTCAACTCTTATGAAATTACAAAGTCTACTTTGGCATCAGGAGCTTTGTATAATAGTTCCAGTATAGAAACACTGCCTGCAGGATCTATTGGAAGTACAAGCGGAGAGAAAAACACACTGCTTTCTTATTTTGCAAGATT of Flavobacterium marginilacus contains these proteins:
- a CDS encoding glycoside hydrolase family 88/105 protein, translated to MKKPNQILVLFFLGAFAIAQSQTNDATAPLHLLQPVYPTPYVIPQKENVKAVLDKVYNFLEANTASRAVNKKDNSEVTNFKKIDGNIAFDKGAFRLTSYEWGVTYAGMLLTAQVTSDKNYEDYVNKRLKLIADLYANTDEKNIEGSPIHSVIKPHALDDAGALCAAFIKAKKMGLASNIDPVINNLITFISQKQQRLSDGTLARNRPQMNTLWLDDMFMSVPALAQMGGYTGDVKYFDDAVKQVTQFSQRMFNTEKGLYMHGWVESMQVHPQFHWARANGWAVMTMVELLETLPKNHPGYPKVLAQLQAHIAGLQKYQDGTGFWHQLIDRNDTYLETSATAIYAYSIARAINRGYVDKMTYAPTVLLAWNAVASKVNDKGQVEGTCVGTGMGFDPAFYYYRPINTFAAHGYGPVLLAGAEVITLLNNSQFEINDSSIQLKNKG
- a CDS encoding DUF4861 domain-containing protein; this translates as MKKSIQFGLTITAAVLALNSCKAQKSEGASKIVLKNTSDIALPQKAVEIKRSLLPVVKNTAGYPILLQQKDTIPAQLNDLDGDGKWDEIFLVADFAAKEKKELVLKWSVTDPKFTIRTSVRFGKRAGKEEPVKPAVEEIMPANEVHTALGYQRYQTDGPSWENDKVGFRHYLDGRNAKDVFGKKIPAITPENVGINSKGAVEDNYHQMYDWGRDIFPVGNSAGLGGYALLVNNEIKRLGITAKEPLNTIETTTFKIVSEGPENSVLSYNYHNWDINGKKYQVQETTSIWPGMYGYKNTVKVNGLQGNEVFLAALSNINNMNPLKEIESGDFVCLIQHGHLTYEKQWILGTAIIVPKKLYKGYIEAPKTGQLTDSYLAKLTVKNNEPVSYYAVAGWELSADPNFKDAAYFAKYVTALAEQLSAKIGIEIK
- a CDS encoding SusC/RagA family TonB-linked outer membrane protein, whose amino-acid sequence is MRLKFSCQESAGKIVLLLCMFFSFGCIHAQNKIKGTVKDVAGLAVPGVSVTQKGTKNIVDTDMEGNYTIDLQDNGQHVLIFTSIGFKRAEEAVQGRTTINVVLAEDNQVLEEVTVIGYGTQKKKLTTGAMSSLKTESFAERPISRVDQGLIGQVAGVRVKTTSGLPGQPFSVEIRGGGSITAGNEPLYVLDGFPIYTEPSNANGGFSNGSPLDNINPNDIASIEVLKDAAAASIYGSRASNGVILITTKKGKLGKTKFTFNTYGGINKEANRVDMLSSQQWIDRSKVMLDAQWAASGIAGALASQTMPERIAAYNAVFPTTPLNQTNAKYFTYIYDARWDIPGHPGLDYIDWQDKVFKTGEFTNYQFTASGATDAVNYYVSANYQKNTGYIVGTDYTVFSARANVDIKLSDNFKMGINLAPSYSVKNDPGVEGKDNTLFKALTATPVFESTSNAAGEKYTTRYAWGSSTTNMLNALDRTGRNSMYRNLISTYLSYQFLKGLTWKSTINFDNSDNTFEGYTPNEVIASIRGTYNTYRRQNIVNENTLNYDKSFGNHNFNVLLGQSFNSYEITKSTLASGALYNSSSIETLPAGSIGSTSGEKNTLLSYFARLQYNFKEKYLLSSSIRNDGSSKFGSERRWGTFYSLSLGWRIKKESFLDNVDWLSDLKLRASLGTNGSNNIGSYAWRSTLATYNYSIGGAAAIGQGVLGIANPELHWEESKSIDLGLDFSFLKNRISGTFEMYRKDNSDLLLRVPVPTASGFPSYLTNIGEVQNQGWEFELNTVNVAVKDFQWKTSANISHNENKVVALGPDQTKIEISNSFDGGVPFIKLEVGKPMYTIFGLQQNGVITQADIDKGGTTIGGKSLVLGDPRYIDQNGDGKINSGDRVDLGNPTPKFTWGITNDFKYKDFDLSILVQGQNGGTVYGLTGRAIDRTGMGQVENSLDVDPAVRGNWRTTFGYQANSDWLYKSDYISVRSISVGYNLKEAVKNIKRIDNIRLYVTGENLFYRNKYKVGFNPEAINTSGSSNSDFAVPVDYGGAPLAKSVVLGVNINFN
- a CDS encoding rhamnogalacturonidase, with amino-acid sequence MKKGIVLIILFIGLSQISIAQKKAKNVFPDGTKIPAWFNDASKIKLEKLGKQYVITDYDVKIDSTVVQTVAIQKIIDKASENGGGVIVIPKGVFLSGALFFKPKTHLHVSEGGVLKGSDDISNYPIMPSRMEGQNLDYFPALVNAYNLDGFTISGKGTINGNGYKYYEAFWARRKENPKCTNLEVSRPRLVFVWNSKNVQFQDVKLINSGFWTNHFYKCSNVKLIDLYIFSPHLEIKAPSTDAIDIDVCSNFLVKGCYMSVNDDAIALKGGKGPWADTEEGNGENTNIIIEDCTYGFSHSALTNGSESIHNKNVIMRNCSVTDVSRLLWLKMRPDTPQKYEYILVENIKGTAVKGLVVYQWNQFFDMKGRKDTPASYGDHVTLRNINLKCDKFYEVQKDPNIFLTNFAFENLNIESKNGEIDKTAIKRVTFKNVKVNGKPVN
- the rhaM gene encoding L-rhamnose mutarotase, with amino-acid sequence MKNTYRNAFKMKLKKGFEAEYKKRHDEIWPELASLLSESGIQDYSIFLDEETLILFAVQKLSPDFDTAFLPNHPIVKKWWAYMGDIMETNPDNSPLSASLKEVFHLD